From Bacillus sp. Marseille-P3661:
TTAACCCGATTTCCTGTCAGAATCTCACACGAATTCAAAACAAATAATTTCCTTTAATTAACAATGTACCTCTAACACTTTATTACGAGACCTTTTTCGGACATACGATACTCTATTCTCTCAAGTATCAATGATTTGAGAAGATTTTCGATCATTTAATTCGTTATTTAACAAAAATTCACCACCACCATTTATGCCCGATAACTGAATGTATGTCCAGAAAATTTTTGCGATGAATAGGTTAATTGACTTAATGCCATTTGTTCCTCAGGCAAATAAATAGTATTTCTTTTTCCTGCATTAAGCTGAAATATACGGGATTAAAAAACAGTGTATTTGATGAAAAAAGGACCCCACGTCCGGAAAAGCTCGATGTTTTAATAGTAACCTAAACTAAAAACCTTTCTGAACGATAGCAGTTTACCTCCTAAAGTTTTTATTGTTTTGGACTAGTTCAATCTCGGGTAAATGGTTTGTGTTGAAGTAATAAAGGTGCATCCACTCTAACACATTCTATTGTTGTATGGACTTTAGCATCAAGAAGAAATTTCAACAAAAAGATTATTAAACGGGAGGATATAACGATGAAAAAGAAAATTGTTCAATTAGCTACAATGTTTGGAATGTTATTAATAGGCGGATTGGAAGTCTCTGCTGCACAAAAAGATAATGAGTCATTTATCACGAATGGACACTCGCTTGTTCCAATCGATGAGGTTTTATATGTATTTGATGTCAGCTATAGTTGGGACGAATCTACCCAAACAGTTGTGATGACAAGAGGGGAACAAACCGTTGACTTAAAAGTCGGTGCAAATGAGATGACTGTCAATGGAGTAAAACAACCATTACCAACGGCCGCTAGAGTTGTCAATAGCCGCACGTATATACCGATACGGGCAGTTGGAGAATCTCTTGGTTTACTTGTAAGTTGGGATGCGGATCAGCAATTAACGATTATTCAAACACCAACTCTACGTACCGGTATGACTATCTATGCGCCTGATGCTCTTGTGAAATCATGGCAAGGTATTGGCAAGTAAACAGTTATAAGAAGAGAAGGCCAGCCCCAGTCCAAAAATCAGTGTACCAGGGGCTGGCATTAAATCAAACTCACCCTTACTTTTAACAATTGAGTGATGTGCATCTCAATTTTCAACCTGAAATTCAATGAAACAACTTCCTTGAGTGTTATTGCCATCTATTTGGATAGAGTACGATTTTTCCTCTGCAGCGAACTGGTATTTTCCACCCTCATCCGACGAAAAAGTCTTCTTGAATAGTTCTCCTTTTCTGTTTCGAAGAGTGATTGTAAGAGTCCCTTTTTCCACTTTTGCAGAATAACTTACAATAACTACAGATCCTTTTTTAAATCGAAAATAAAAATATTTGAATCCATGGAACAGTTTATACGTTGCACGGCAGGAACGTTTTGTATAAGAATCTGTGTAATCCAAATATTTACCGCTGCTAAAACGCAATATTCTTTTTTTCCATAAGAACCAGCCTATAAGCAGCAATATGGTGATTGGAATAAGTTCTAACAACTCATCTGTAAGTTGATTATCCAACATTTTTTTCCCCTTTCACCAAAAAGTGCTTTTGAAATGCTAACTTAAAAGTGTAACAATTTCAATAAATATATTACAACAATGCCAGCAAAGAATGTTGTAAGAATATAAGCTCCATTCCAAATAAATCCCACTTTGATACTGCTTGCTTTTACAGCATTTCTAATTAGCATATTAATTCCATTGAACGGACTAAGAATTGATGAAAGACACCATGCTAATATTAGGATAAAAGCTATTACAATCGGACTTGATCCTATTGAAACTGGATCAATTTGCATAATTAAAATCGGAACAATAATAATTTGATGAATTCCAATGAAAGCTAAAAGTACAACTATTAAAATAGTTAGACTGGCGAATAACAGGAATGATATAGAGGATACACTTGTAAGTACTTGACCGAACCACTTTGAAATCCCTGTATGGCTTAAAGCATTTCCAAATAAGCCTGCACTTAAGAATAACACAATTTCATTGCTTGTATTCGGAAGATTGTTTACAAAACGCTTGATTTCTATAAGCAGTTCCTTCCATTTCCCTTGAAATCCTCCAAGAACAAACGGACTAGCAATTGCAAATAAGCTAACTAGCAACAACATCGGCCTACCGGTCAATTGTTCTAGAAACAATAATAATACAGTCATAATAGTAATGGAAATAAAGAGTTTTAAGAGATTACTACTGTGGGCCTTCCTTTCTTCTTTTTCTATATTTTCATTCTGATCCTGCACAAGGGTAGATTTTTCCCTTTGAAAAATGTTATTAATCCTAAACAATCGATTTCCAATTATAAATTGAATAAATGCAAACGATACACCAATGAAAACATACTGACTAACCTTTATATTCATTAAAAAAAGAACTAACGTCGCCGAGGCAAAATATGGAGACCAGACCATTGCAGTTGAATATCCCAAAAAATAGGCCCTAGCAAGTAATTCAGGCTTTAATTCCAAATCTTTTACAATGTCATGAGTAACCCGTACCGAACCAAGATTTAAAATAGGGGCTATCATCGACATAAAAAAGGATAACCCAAAATACACCTTTTTGGGTGACCTCTCCGAATTATTCAAGAAATAATAAGCAGCGTTTAGGTATCCACTTAACTTCAAAGGTATTGAAAATAACGGAACCATTAGAATTAAAACTAGGATTGCCATATTTTCATGGAGACCCTCTATACTTGTAAATATATCTACCCCATTGAAACAATTAATAATTAGACCTAATAAAACTAAAGTTAACCC
This genomic window contains:
- a CDS encoding copper amine oxidase N-terminal domain-containing protein translates to MKKKIVQLATMFGMLLIGGLEVSAAQKDNESFITNGHSLVPIDEVLYVFDVSYSWDESTQTVVMTRGEQTVDLKVGANEMTVNGVKQPLPTAARVVNSRTYIPIRAVGESLGLLVSWDADQQLTIIQTPTLRTGMTIYAPDALVKSWQGIGK